ATTGCCTAAGAAAATAAACAATCATCCTAAGAGAGCAAAATTTGTTTAAGCTTGAATAATTACTTAGCATGCACACCGCATTGGGATTAGTCCAGTGACCGAGGAGCTCGGTGTGCGCGGTCATTGGCCGAAAAATTAAGCATTCATAGAGTACTGGAAAAAGATCGAAGTGAGAGAAGCTAAATGCATTGAACAGCACGAAACACGATCGTACGTTCTGAGATCCCATCGAAAATACCTTTCTTAAGATCATAGGAAGGCATTGTTGTCCTGATAATTACTTGATCGCAAAAGCGTGGTTGGGCAGCCCTCCGAGGTTAATCGGATCCGCTGGGGAGATCTAGACACCTAAAGCTTCACGAAGAAACAGTGCAAAACAGAGCAAAAGCGTGTACCAAGGTGAACGAGAAAAGACAGCATGTGCTTTTGTGCAAGAAACCAAGTTTCTCGAggccaaaaaggaaaggaaaagaagagagcaAGGAACCCACCCACCGGAAAAGCTTCATACTTTGCTTGCCAACTACAATCCAAAACCTACCCTTTCTCTGTTTACattattttcaacttttcttccCTTCGAATTTTGTTTCTATTTCTCGGTTTTCCTTTCTCGCCGACACACAGTCACATACACACTCTTCctctcaaatctctctctctcttctcattacTCTAATAAGCTTCGaatctctccatctctctctctctctctgtcatttTCCTTAATGGCGATGTGTCTGGCCACTCCTTATGATCTCCACTTCAGCCCCAccagctcctcctcctgctccatCTTTTTGTTTCTCTGCTTCGTGAAAGTTTGAAGCTTTGGCCTCTTACGTACGTCTTGTGATGTGTCAATAGCGAGAACCTCGAAATGGCTGACCCAAGTGCGGGTTTTTCCTTGTTTGCTATTCATTTCCGAACTGGGTTTTTGGTTCTTGCTGTGATCTCTGCTCTACGCGGGGCTCAGGGGACGACTGATCCCAATGATGGTAAGATATGTTGACTCTTTTCTTGAATGTGTTCATTCTGTCGTTGTGTTGGTCTTTGATCTTTAGCTTCtgatcaaacttttttttctctttctctgagTTTTCTTtatggttgtttttttttttttgagtttgatCGGATTAATGACCTTTAAAGCTACTAACTTTTGGGTTGGGGATCCTGGTTTAAGTGAGATTCAGTCCGAGAATGGGCTTTTGACTCTGTGGACTGACGATTTACCTAGCTGAGCCGACCCTTCATAATTCCTTTGTTTGGAGAAACTTAGCTAAAACGTTTCATTCTAAAACAACCGCCACACACCCCCAACCCCCCTCttccccccccacccccccaacacacacacacacacacacaaaaacaaaTTGAGCTAAACCTGTTGATAATGAAGTACATGAGTTGTGCGTATGTTGGGCACGAAAGTGTTGTAATGTACCTCTTCCATGGGGGATTGGTGCATTATCTGAATGAAGCACATCTCCAATGAGTGGAAGAAGGTtgattctgaattttctaatgtTCTTGTTCGATGGCAGTTCAAGGTCTTCAGGTCTTGTACACTTCATTGAATAGTCCTTCCCAGTTAACCAACTGGAAGAGCAGTGGTGGCGATCCCTGCGCAGAGTCATGGAAAGGGGTAACTTGTGAGGGCTCTGCTGTAGTCTCCATGTATGTATGTCTTGCACAGTTAAATCTTGGGATGTTTGATTGCTTAAGTTTGAAATTCAGCTGATAGGTCTTTTATTTTGTGTTGACCAGTGAGGTGTCTGGTTTGGGACTCAGTGGAACATTGGGATACTTGCTCACAAATCTTATGTCATTGAAGAAATTGTGAGATGCCTCTGATGATCTCTCTTTCCTTCATCCCCTGTTATAGTAATTTAGCTTTCTTGAAACCGCGCTGACCTCTCTGTTGATCTTGCACTCGTCAGTGATTTGAGTAACAACAACATTCATGATGGAATCCCTTATCAACTACCACCAAATCTCACAAGCTTGTAAGAATTGAGCATCGCCTTATTGGTTTCTCCTGTGTCACAGAATTGCAGTTATCATGTATTCTACTGGTGGCTAATGTAATTATTGGATTAACCACATTGCAGAAATCTTGCTGGCAACAACCTTAGTGGGAATCTTCCCTATTCCATCAGCAGCATGGTTAATCTCAATTATATGTGAGTAGCTTGCTGGAGTTGCTTCATGGCGTCGGATTGTTCTCTTAATGTAGAGTTCATTTGGAGCATCTGTGCCTTCTAATTCATAATGTAAAATTGATGCTTCTAGGAACTTTAGCCGCAATTCTCTATCCCTGTCAATTGGAGACATTTTTTCCAATCTTACCAACCTCACTACAGCGTAAGTATATTTTAGAAGCATGGATTGCTgttattctccttttttttctttttccattttttttttttgcgtacaGCATCGTTTTTGTCGATAATTTCAATTTCAGGGAAACATCGATATAGAAAGTCTTGCTGCTATTTGACATTGGCTCATGATCCTTAGGCAGTTATGTAAACGGTGGTCCAACCATGTTGAAGCAATCTTCGATATTCCATCGTCATTTAAAGTTGTTGGTTTTAGTCCtctttaatgccaaaagttttaCATTAAGCTAACTGATATTGCTCCTTGTTTATGGATTGTCTTTCATGTTTCCCAAAACAATGCATTGCCATATTCCTTCTAGGGATCTCTCTTACAACAACTTCTCTGGGGATCTTCCTACTTCCTTCAGCTCATTGACAAATCTTTCTTTTCTGTGAGTGCTTAAATATtggcaattattttttatttttgtttttaaattttcaatggTTGATATTCTTTATTCAACTGAATTACGTCCTCATACAAACAATGTGCTGCAGTTACGTGCAAAATAATCAATTGACCGGCTCACTTATTGTTCTTGTGGGATTACCATTGACTACCCTGTGAGTCCCGTTACTTATGCAGCAATGTCCTATCATCTGTTACCATGTACTAAGAGTTCTCTATTTATGGCAGAAATGTTGCCAACAATCATTTTAGTGGATGGATACCCAAAGAGCTTAGTTCACTACAGACGTTTATGTAAGCTAATTCATATGTTTGCATCGTCTCTGATATTCCAAAGCTGCATATTTGTGATTCTACTTCTGCcgaaaatttgattttgctCTTCAAAATGAAACAGATATGATGGAAACTCTTTTGCTAACGGTCCTGCACCTCCTCCGCCCCCCTTTACCGCACCTCCCCCTGCGAGGTCAAGAAACAatcgaactcattctgcatcAGGCACAAGCACACCAGATGGGGCTATTGGCCAGACATCAGGTTCAAATAATGGACTATCAACTGCAGCTATTGTCGGCATTATTGCGGGATCTGTTCTGTTGCTGTTGGTTCTCCTACTTGCTATTTATTGCTGCTGTCGGAAAAGCAACAGAAAAGAGAGTGTTGCAAGAGCATCCACCAGGGGAAGTCAATCTGTCAAGAGTAATGGTGTGtttcatttttgttcttttttaattgtctTTGTTTACTTTAGATATGTCATCAAATGTCCCTTGCATTAAGTATATCTAATCAAACAATGTAATTACTTCCTAGGGTAATTGATTTAGACCTGTGCTTATTAACTAATAGCAAGTAAATAACCATCAATCTTTTATTTCAGATGGAAGCATAACCGCTTTAACTTTGGTGCTGAAATATGGTGAGATTGTGTTCGGACCACTTTGATCATTTAATTGCATTCTGGTTGCAGTAAATCCTGAGATGCGAGAGCAGAGGGTTATAACCACTGCTGCTGTTATAGACCTGAAACCTCCTCCTGCGGATGTATCTGTGGCTGAAAGGGTTCCCTCGAAGAATGGTTCCATAAGGAGGATTAAATCACCTATAACTGCTACATCATATACCGTTGCTTCGCTTCAAACTGCAACAAATAGCTTCGGTCAAGAAAATCTAATAGGTGAAGGTTCCCTTGGTCGGGTTTACAGGGCAGACTTTCCCATTGGGAAGGTAAGCCTATGTTTATATGAACTGTCTTCATGTCATCTTTGGCAGTTAAAAGCTAGTTGACACTTCAAtgctctttctttgtcaaaGGGTTGTTCTTCAGTGTTGATCGACACAAGTTGATCTGGCTAAATATCTGGCCTATTACATGGCAAACTCATTATACTCTTCTTTCCCCCTCTATCTGTAGATAATGGCAGTGAAAAAGATCGACAACGCAGCACTGTCATTACAGGAAGAAGATAACTTTCTTGAAGCTGTCTCTAATATGTCACGCTTAAGGCATCCGAACATTGTTACAATGGTTGGATACTGTGCTGAGCATGGGCAACGTCTTCTAGTTTATGAGTATGTTGGGAGTGGGAATTTGCATGATCTGCTGCATTTTGCTGAAGATAGGAGCAAAACACTGAATTGGAACGCACGTGTTCGAGTAGCCTTGGGGACTGCTCGAGCCCTTGAGTATGTTATATGCTTACGATGTCTCAACCCTGTGCTTGTTTTGGCCATTGCTTGAATGTGATCCTATGTATCACTTCCTACATGACAAGTGTGCTCAGTCGAGCAAGCCTACAACCTTGGTATGCCAGCGCTTGAAATTCCTTatgaaacccttttttttttctttttctttttttctgtcctATCAGGTACTTGCATGAAGTGTGCCTGCCTTCAGTTGTCCATAGAAACTTCAAATCAGCTAATATTTTACTCGATGAAGAGCTTAATCCCCATTTGTCAGATTGTGGTTTAGCTGCTTTGACACCAAACACTGAGAGACAGGTAAACTAGTTTGAACTAAGTTTTGCTGGTTAATGAATGACTCGTTTCTTTTATTGTTCGTCTCTCCAATTTAGCAGCATGATGAATTAGCCCGTGGCCCAGTAGCAGCTTATGTATTGGCTTGTAATGTCGTCTTTTTCATACACTTAGCAGGTCTCTTCTCAGATGGTTGGTCAATTTGGTTACAGCGCTCCTGAATTTGCTTTGTCTGGAGTATACACTGTCCAAAGTGATGTTTACAGTTTTGGAGTTGTGATGTTGGAGCTCTTGACTGGTCGGAAGCCACTCGATAGGCATGCCTACTAAAATGATCTCGTAATATTTAGCCAACACTTGTTATCTATGTCTCCTGATGAAATATCTGTTTGCTTTTGCATCTTCAGCTCAAGGGTCAGATCAGAGCAATCACTTGTTAGATGGGCTACCCCTCAGTTGCATGATATAGATGCGTTGGCCAAAATGGTTGATCCTGCTTTAAATGGCATGTATCCTGCAAAGTCCCTTTCACGTTTTGCCGACATTATTGCACTCTGTGTTCAGGTAAGTTTCATTCCACCGGTAACCATGCCAGTATTTGCTTTTGGGTTCACCATCAGTCTGCAAGTGGGAAAGCAGCTTGACTTTGTTCCTTCTGTCGATTTGATTGGAATTTACGTCTTGAGACCATCTAAAGAACTTAAAGCTGGTGATCCGAGCCTTTTCAGCACATTCCCTGCTTAGAGCTTGCTCAGGCTACATAGTTTCTTGATTTAGTAGATTCAGAAACAACTTTCATAATTAATGCCGAGAGAGAATAATGGTAGCACCAGCCCCATCAAAATATCAATTGGAGTATACTAAGAAGTTCACCTAGCAAAAACTACCCTGCATCTTTGCCAGATGACTGTCTATCAGATTTTTTCCATTTGTCCAGGTGTTTGTGGATGTATCCtgtttttcatttatatatTAGCTCTACCTGCTCATTTACTTGACATTTGATGTTCATATAAGTATTAGTTAGACTGCCAACTGGCTTGTAGGGCAGAAGTTTTCATCAACATCATGGTACCAGTATAATCGAATTTTCCGTGTCTTATCATCCCTCTGATCTATAACATTTTGGGTTTTAAAACATTGTTTATGTTGTGAAGATGAACCAacccttttgattattttggaAAGCTGGTGGTATATTGCCTTATAACCCGTATCTTGACTTAATAAATGATACTCGTGTTGTTTGACCGTATCAATTTTGTATAATCACAAGTATTCTCTATCGTGCAGCCCGAGCCTGAGTTTCGCCCTCCAATGTCTGAAGTCGTGCAACAGCTGGTTCGGTTGGTGCAAAGGGCGGGCGTTTCCAAAAGGCGTTCCAGCGATGAAATGGGTTTTGCATACAGGACACCAGATCACGAGGCAATCGACATGTCTTTTTGAGCGGTCTCGGTCAGCCCCCCAAAGTTTCTTCTGATGTTCGCCGTTTTGTATGGACTTTGCAACCGTCAGTTGATGACTAAGATCCACAGATAAGCACGAGACCTTTACTGGAGAGATGGTGTAATTATGAACCTGTATTATCACTTCACATTTAGGACGGTACAAAGCTAAAAGTTCAGTATTGCCACTTTGCTTATAGCCCAAGTATTGCATCGCTGTACATCTTCATGCCCGGTCTCCTGGCAAAAAATAAGCGTTGTTCGGTTCAAATCGCCTACTGAAAGTTCTCGTTTATTTATACTCACGTTTAGTGTGCATTTATCTGACTTTACATCTTTCGGATCATGCTCTACTCGACACGAAATCAGCCGTCTGGCTGAACTCTTACTGAAAAAGTAATGGGCACCACCAACTGGATCTGGCTGCTTGGATCCTCGGGTCCTGTCAGGACAACTTCGCCGTGGCGGAACCCGCTAAGCTCATTCGATGCTTGTGTAACGCTAATTTCCATATCGAGGTCTTGAACTCCTTGGGGATCTATTGTGAACCAAGGTGGGTTCACGCTTATTGCCGTTCCATTCGGTGGTCGCATCGAGACCGTAAACGTCAGCTGCCTGGCGCTCACATTCTTCACCCTCCTGCGCACTGTTCGAACTCCAGTAAGTGCGGATATTGTCACAGAGGGAAGGTTCAAATCAGATGGGTAGGTGAGCGAGCGAGTGCAAGATTCTCCGGTGGCTGCTTTCACCATCAACGGGTCCATTTTAGGTAAAGAGCACAGGAAGCTGATGTCGTCTTCATGATCTGTTTCATGACCAAAATGGTTACGCATCGAAACACGGAAGCAAATGTAGAAACTAGAAAGTTTACCATGGATACAATAATTTGGATTCGAATCACAAGATAAAATGCTACCAGTGGAATTTAAGATTACCTGAAGGGAAGACAAGGCCAGGATTAAGGGCAGATGTTGGATTGAGAAGACCAGAGCCGATATCGAAAGGAGTCGCGGGACTAAGGCTGCTGATATCCGAACCTTCGGCCATTATCAGGTCTCCATAGTTGTCGTGCTTGGTGGCGGTCGTCAACATTGCCGATGCGATCATAGAAGGTGTCCATGATGGATTGATTTGCTTGATGAGTGCTGCTGCTCCGATGACATGGGGCGTCGCCATGCTCGTCCCTGACAGCAATGCGAAACTCTGTCCTGCAGTTGAAAGAAACGAAATTTTTAACTCGGAACTTGATATGCGAACACGAAACGGCAGTATCATGTTACTCACCGACGAGAATAGGTTCCGAGGCGCTCATCGGGCTCCATGCCGCCCACACTTGGTGTCCAGGGGCGAGAATATCCGGCTTCAACACATCAACGGGAGTCCTGTCGACATCAATATAATCTGGTCCTCTGGAAGAGAATCTGCTCACAGTAGGTGCCCTCCCACCAAATGAAGCCACTCTTCCTTCCCCAATGGCGGCTCTCGCGCCAAACCTGGTCGACGCTCCTCCTTGATCTCTTCCTGTCTCTTGCTCATAGTACTGTGACAGGATCTGCACAAAAGCATTCGGCAGTTTCGTCAGCAAAAAGAACCGAATGTAAAGCGAAGAGATAGACAATAATATGACCTGTGCATCGGCGACTCTCGGGATCATTATCCCAGGAACATAAAAGGGAATCGGTTCAGCAATGAAGTCGCCGTACGCCGGGTTCGCGACAAGGACGAAACCCGCAAATCCGCGAGATCTTGCAGTGTTGAGGATCGCGGTGAGGGAGGAGGTCTGGTTGAAGAAGCCAGCAGAGAAAGTGCAGATGACTATGCTGCCCAGCACTAGAGCAGGGTCCAAGGCTTGTGGGTATTGACACTCCTCCGTGTACGGCGGCGTTCTGGGGAAAGCCCCATAGGGGAAGATCGCATCCTTGGCTAATACAAGCTTGTAATGAACCATGCCGTTTCCTAGAGTTGGTCCTAATTCACGAAACAACTCAATGTCAAGAACTAGGATATCTTCCAGGCAATgttgagagagggaggggagacCTGACAAGCCGACCCCTGCGATTCTTTGGCCGCTGCCGAGGAGGAGAGAGGCAGGGTAAGTCCGGTCAGTGGAGGCGGCGGCGACGCCCACGGCCCAGGGGCTGTAGGACAGCACGGTGGAGGGGGAAGGCCCCTTGTTGCCCACTGCCTGTGCCACGAACACGCCTGCTCTTCTCGCGGACAACATCGCCATGTCGAACACGCTCAGCAACGTGGGTGTGTCCTCCGGCGCTTCATCTGGCCCTACCGACAGCGCCAGTGCATCCACTCCATCATGCACCGCCTGTTCAATCCATTTTGGTTTTGCCCAATCCATGagtctaaaaaataaaaatattttccaaatcattcatttttcatgaaacaaacgaatccTAAATGTGTGGTATAGTAATTTAACGTACATTTGATTTTTCGTGCAACTAATCGGTTCGAACGATCTCGCTTTCGAATTATCGACTAAGGTTGATTATGATTCACGTCTTACGCTAGCTTAATTCTTGATGATAACCTTGTTACCAGTAAATTTGATTGCATTCAGTATACCAATGCATTCTCAGATCAAATCTCAGAGATAAACCAtatcaaattttccatacaaaTTGCTAATTATGTGAATACCCTTTAATAAGTATACCTTGTGCAAAAGAGAACTGGTTCACATTAAGAGCATATCACCAAGAGTCAtatgaaattcaaaaaaaaaaaaatgagcttaCTTGGTCGATTGCTGCAACTACGTCCGTCAACGTTCCCACGGTCGGGTATACGACTTTATAGACAGCTATTACGTAATAACACGccattgaaaaaggaaaacttaatTTTGAAATAATGCTAGGTATGCTTAGATTTAATCTATCAAATCGATTAACAAAGTGATCGCGATcttcaaatcaatatttgaAATACAAATGAGGCATATTCAACgactaataaaaatttattactcATATAAGTTAGGTCATGCATTTAAACGAATCCGATTGCATTGGGCTTCACAGAGTCCAAAATGCGGTTTCTGTAAGCTCGTCGAAACGATGGGCAGGCCAATCGGACTCCGGATCTGAATTCTACCTTAACTGTTGATTTggtaattaaataataaacttcTACATAGGTCGCATTAATCACAGCTCATCATATGGAGGTGTACCTTGCCCCAGGCGCCACCCCGCTGGCCCATCCGTACAATCCATTAGCGACGACCGCCACATCTGGATTTCCGGCCGCTATTGACGCCACGTGGCTTCGTggtagtgagagagagagagagagagtgagagagagtgagcgaGAGTAAAACCCTAACTGAGTTCCGCACGTTAAAGTTCATGCAATGAAATGATCGTTCTACGTCAATAGTAGATCACAGAGCCACGAACCTTCCATGCCCAACAGCATCAAAAGGTGACAGAATATCCACCAAAGGGTTGAGAGCAGCGGCGGCTTGAGCCCCGGCGGAGAAGAACCTTGCGGAGATTATCTTCCCGTTACACGAGATCGCAGGGAACAGCGGACCCGTCTCGCACGCGCCGCCAGAGAATCGAGAAGTGCCATTCAAGGGCGGGAGACCGACGTTCGCGAAGCTCGGGTGCGCCGGGTTGATCCCGGTGTCAACGAAGCCGAGGACGATGCCCTCGCCGGCGTCCCTCGGCCCACCTTGCTGCCTCCAGACTCCTTGGCGCAACCCCAGGAATTGAGGGGTGTAGGTGGTCATCAGCTTGGCTCCTCGGTCTCTCTCCACGAGCCTCACTCCTGGAGTTTCTTTGAGCCTCTTGGCCTGATGAGATATCATCCCGAACAGAGTCAGAAATCGGTACTGTTTCATTCTTTtctcgtttcttcttcttctttctccgaaaaGTAGCCGCATGTGGAGAAAAATTATCTTGGAAATGGGATTCAGTCTTTTTCGCCAAATCACGTGTAACGGAATCGAACAATGGTCTTCTTCGACCAGATCGACTAAAATTTTCTAGATTAACCGACTTTCATGTCGGGAGTCATATGATGAAGAAGAATTATCAGATGGTAAAGATGAAGGAACCCATCGTGACCTGAGATTCTGTGATGTGGACGGAGAAGCCATTGATGACATGATTGAAGCTGTACAGCTTCTTGTAGCTTCCAGTCTCCAAAACGCTTTGCAGAAGCTGGTCATGAGAATCCACTAGGCGCTTTGCGTGAGCCCTCGACGCTTCCCTGAGGATcattcacgaaacaaacgacatactttatccaaaaaaaaaaaaaacaagaaaatcatttCACTGATCTAGGGTTAGGACTTATGGTTAAAAGGCAAGCAAACGCATATAAATCTAATGAACCTGGATCCTTTGCCGTTCATTTTAGGCCGAGCGAAACTCGAGAAAGTTCGATTATCCTGCTTACCTATTCAAATTCTGCCGGCTAAACCCGTGCTCATGCGAGGAAGAAACGCCGGCGAAGGCAACAGGGTCTCCTTCCATCAGAGCTAAGTAAATCTCTCGCTTTTCCGCGAAGCAAGTCCCCAAAATCGCAAGAGCGAGAAGCGCGACATCTATCCGGGTAGCAGGATTGAACCCCAGAAGAGTCATGTTTGATAGTTTTGCGGAAAGAGGAGAATTGTGAGGCTTGTGACAATGGTGGTACTGATTATTGCAAAAACGGACACACGAACCCATGCATATATGGAGAGAAATTATAAGGTAGGAAACTAAATGCTTAGTCACAAGCTCAATGTGAAGAAAGTTGGTGAACTGCATAACACAAGTTAGGGCAGTTACGGTTCGAAAACTTCAGTTTAACGTACGCAGATTGCTAGGTTCGAAGTAGAATTCATGTCTTTTTCATGTGTTCTCATCTGCATTTGCTaaaacattctctctctctctctctctctccttagaaaattttcatttttttgaaataattccACCTCAATAGACATATGTCAATTTATGAGTGGTCGGGACTAAAACATGCATGCCATGTCTGCAGATGACGTGGCAATCTCTAACCACCAAACATTTAAGCCAAAAATGGACTGTGACTTTTGATTATATTCACTGTGGATGAAAATTCATGTATTTTAATATTTGCCTGGGGGATCTCACTATGGTGCTTACAATGGATTATATTCTACGTGATGGAGCTACGGTTAGAGCGTCGTTTACATTTCATTACGGCTGTACGtagcttaaaaaaataaaaaataaaggtgGCAACAAGAAATTGGTCTTTTCCTAGAGATTGATGTATGCAAGGCACATTACACATAATTCTCACTTTTGGCACTAATCCTACATTTTGTCGCTGTGGACCATACATCACCATCGAGTCCGATCTATTTGAAGATTGGTATAATTTATATTTGCGCATACATAAGAACTATGTTCGGATGAAACCGCTCGTATTCTACTAAATAGATGTGCGCGTTAGGGCCCAAcaacaaaaataattagtggAATTCAATATCCGGAGGAATGATCATCGACTCAACCATATTTGCTATCtgaccagcaaaaaaaaaaaaaaccatatttactaaaaatggaaaaagaaaaacaaagctgTATTTCCTAATAATTTCTGGTTTTTCCGACCTATCAAACACCCAACTTCTGCCAAAATCCAAGAACTGGACATCGAGAACTCTGTCCTAGATAAGGAGAACAATACAAGATGCTTAAACCAATTACATTAAAAATGTGAAGTGAGGACTAATGCTAATCAACTACTACTGCATAAACTGATCGAATGACAGTTTCTTGGTGATCTGGATGATCATGAATGGTGCTAAATTAGCAACAGAATTTCTCGATTTGTTTCACTTTGTTGGCCGAGTAAATGTTAGCACAAAAGCATGCAATAACTGACCAGATGATTAAGACATGAGTCTCACATAACCTTAATAAACATTTTGAGGAAAACCGGGTATTCAGAGTTTTTACCACTCCACACGGTTCAACTCCAAACGAAGTAGAGTTAACtccaaaaccaattttttttttccctggacACACTACGGATTACATCACGACTCCTAAAACTAGCGCAGATACATGTATCCTACGACACACACGCAAGTCACTAACATCGTCCCGTCAGACCATCGTACGGAGCACTGTACACATCATACAACAACTAGATACTGATTCCGCAAATAATAACAGTGATGGCTCAGTCATCCAGCAGCAACTGCGACATCCAGGTGAAATCTCACCTTCATCTCTTCCGACGCTTGGAGTCAACCTGTATACAGTTAGCCCCATTCATAAATCAACCCATCTTTGAGATAAactaaaagttatttttat
The sequence above is drawn from the Rhodamnia argentea isolate NSW1041297 chromosome 9, ASM2092103v1, whole genome shotgun sequence genome and encodes:
- the LOC115742928 gene encoding protein STRUBBELIG-RECEPTOR FAMILY 8 isoform X3; amino-acid sequence: MADPSAGFSLFAIHFRTGFLVLAVISALRGAQGTTDPNDVQGLQVLYTSLNSPSQLTNWKSSGGDPCAESWKGVTCEGSAVVSIEVSGLGLSGTLGYLLTNLMSLKKFDLSNNNIHDGIPYQLPPNLTSLNLAGNNLSGNLPYSISSMVNLNYMDLSYNNFSGDLPTSFSSLTNLSFLYVQNNQLTGSLIVLVGLPLTTLNVANNHFSGWIPKELSSLQTFIYDGNSFANGPAPPPPPFTAPPPARSRNNRTHSASGTSTPDGAIGQTSGSNNGLSTAAIVGIIAGSVLLLLVLLLAIYCCCRKSNRKESVARASTRGSQSVKSNVNPEMREQRVITTAAVIDLKPPPADVSVAERVPSKNGSIRRIKSPITATSYTVASLQTATNSFGQENLIGEGSLGRVYRADFPIGKIMAVKKIDNAALSLQEEDNFLEAVSNMSRLRHPNIVTMVGYCAEHGQRLLVYEYVGSGNLHDLLHFAEDRSKTLNWNARVRVALGTARALEYLHEVCLPSVVHRNFKSANILLDEELNPHLSDCGLAALTPNTERQQVSSQMVGQFGYSAPEFALSGVYTVQSDVYSFGVVMLELLTGRKPLDSSRVRSEQSLVRWATPQLHDIDALAKMVDPALNGMYPAKSLSRFADIIALCVQPEPEFRPPMSEVVQQLVRLVQRAGVSKRRSSDEMGFAYRTPDHEAIDMSF
- the LOC115742928 gene encoding protein STRUBBELIG-RECEPTOR FAMILY 8 isoform X1, coding for MADPSAGFSLFAIHFRTGFLVLAVISALRGAQGTTDPNDVQGLQVLYTSLNSPSQLTNWKSSGGDPCAESWKGVTCEGSAVVSIEVSGLGLSGTLGYLLTNLMSLKKFDLSNNNIHDGIPYQLPPNLTSLNLAGNNLSGNLPYSISSMVNLNYMNFSRNSLSLSIGDIFSNLTNLTTADLSYNNFSGDLPTSFSSLTNLSFLYVQNNQLTGSLIVLVGLPLTTLNVANNHFSGWIPKELSSLQTFIYDGNSFANGPAPPPPPFTAPPPARSRNNRTHSASGTSTPDGAIGQTSGSNNGLSTAAIVGIIAGSVLLLLVLLLAIYCCCRKSNRKESVARASTRGSQSVKSNVNPEMREQRVITTAAVIDLKPPPADVSVAERVPSKNGSIRRIKSPITATSYTVASLQTATNSFGQENLIGEGSLGRVYRADFPIGKIMAVKKIDNAALSLQEEDNFLEAVSNMSRLRHPNIVTMVGYCAEHGQRLLVYEYVGSGNLHDLLHFAEDRSKTLNWNARVRVALGTARALEYLHEVCLPSVVHRNFKSANILLDEELNPHLSDCGLAALTPNTERQQVSSQMVGQFGYSAPEFALSGVYTVQSDVYSFGVVMLELLTGRKPLDSSRVRSEQSLVRWATPQLHDIDALAKMVDPALNGMYPAKSLSRFADIIALCVQPEPEFRPPMSEVVQQLVRLVQRAGVSKRRSSDEMGFAYRTPDHEAIDMSF
- the LOC115742928 gene encoding protein STRUBBELIG-RECEPTOR FAMILY 8 isoform X2, which codes for MADPSAGFSLFAIHFRTGFLVLAVISALRGAQGTTDPNDVQGLQVLYTSLNSPSQLTNWKSSGGDPCAESWKGVTCEGSAVVSIEVSGLGLSGTLGYLLTNLMSLKKFDLSNNNIHDGIPYQLPPNLTSLNLAGNNLSGNLPYSISSMVNLNYMNFSRNSLSLSIGDIFSNLTNLTTADLSYNNFSGDLPTSFSSLTNLSFLYVQNNQLTGSLIVLVGLPLTTLNVANNHFSGWIPKELSSLQTFIYDGNSFANGPAPPPPPFTAPPPARSRNNRTHSASGTSTPDGAIGQTSGSNNGLSTAAIVGIIAGSVLLLLVLLLAIYCCCRKSNRKESVARASTRGSQSVKSNVNPEMREQRVITTAAVIDLKPPPADVSVAERVPSKNGSIRRIKSPITATSYTVASLQTATNSFGQENLIGEGSLGRVYRADFPIGKIMAVKKIDNAALSLQEEDNFLEAVSNMSRLRHPNIVTMVGYCAEHGQRLLVYEYVGSGNLHDLLHFAEDRSKTLNWNARVRVALGTARALEYLHEVCLPSVVHRNFKSANILLDEELNPHLSDCGLAALTPNTERQVSSQMVGQFGYSAPEFALSGVYTVQSDVYSFGVVMLELLTGRKPLDSSRVRSEQSLVRWATPQLHDIDALAKMVDPALNGMYPAKSLSRFADIIALCVQPEPEFRPPMSEVVQQLVRLVQRAGVSKRRSSDEMGFAYRTPDHEAIDMSF